Genomic window (uncultured Hyphomonas sp.):
TGCCTTCATGAAGGCGACCGGCGCCGACGCCGCGCACATGGCCGGCGGCATTATGCAGTGGAAGGCCGATGGCTTCCCGTGTGTCCAGATCAATCCCGCAACCGGCAAGGTGGAAGACCATGGCCGTTACTAGAACGCTCTTTCTCAGTGCGGCCTTTGCCGCCCTCTCCCTTCCGGTGTCCGCCCAGGTCATGACCGTCGAGGAATCGGTGGTGATGGATTACCGTCCGGCCGTCGCACGGATCGAGGCGGCGGACTCTGCCACCGCCCGCTCGCGGCTGCAGGGCGTCATCTCCCGCCTGTCCATCGATGAAGGCGATGTCGTGGACGCCGGCGAACTGGTGGCGGTCGTTACCGACGCGACCATCGCCCCCAGCATCTCCGCGCTCGCCTCCCGTATCCAGGGCTTGCAGGCGCAGATCCGACAGGCCGAGGAAGACCTGACCCGGAATGAGGCCCTGTTCGAGCAGGGCTTCTTCCCGAAGGCGCGGCTTGATGAGCAGCGCACAAATCTGGACGTCCTGAAGCGCAACCTCTCTTCATCGCAGTCTGAGCGCAACGCGCTTAGCGCCCGGCAGGCCGAAGGCCGCATCCTGGCCCCGGCGAATGCCAAGGTGACCAGCGTGAACGTCGTGGAAGGATCAGTCGTTTCGCCGGGCGAAATCATTGCCTCCTTTGCGACGGTGAATGGCGTCGTGCGCCTGTCTCTTCCGGAACGCCATGCAGCGCAGATCAAAGAAGGCGAGACCTTCGCCCTGCGACTGCCGACCCGCGGCGACGACGTGCGGACCGCCACGATTGTCAAAATCTATCCCGAACTGCGCAATGGCGAACTGATTGCTGACGCCACCGTGCCCGGCGGGCTCGACGCCCTCGTCGGCGAACGGGTCGACGTGCTGGCCCCGGTCGGTGAACGCCGCGCCATCCTCGTGCCGAAGGACTATGTCTCCACCCGCTATGGCGTGGATTTCGTCCGTGTGCAGGTGGGTGACCGGTTCGTCGATGCGCCGATCGCGCTCGCCGCGCCGCTGGCTGACACCGAAGGCAAATATGAAGTGCTCACCGGCCTGAAGCCCGGGGACAAAATCGAAAAGCCGGAGTAACCGCATGAAACCGGACGTCTCGGGTTCCATCACACGGTCGACCATCCGGTCGCCGCTCACCCCTCTCTTCCTGCTGACGGCGCTCGCTGTCGGCCTCGTCGCGCTGTTCTCCATCCCGCGGGAGGAAGAGCCGCAGATTTCGGTGCCCATGGTCGATCTGATCGTCCAAGCACCGGGGCTGAAAGCACCGGACGTGGTCGAGCAGGTCACCGAACCGCTGGAAAACATCATCAAGGCGATCCCGGACGTCGAGCACGTTTATTCCCAGAGCCGCGATGATGGCGCGATGGTCACGGCGCGATTCAATGTCGGCACCGATGCCGATGACGCGATCCTCCGCGTGCACGAAAAGATCCGCGCGAACATGGACCGCATCCCGCCGGATGTGCCGATGCCATTGGTTGTGGGCCGGGGGATCAATGACGTTTCCATCGTCACGCTGACCCTGTCACCGGAAGAATGGACCGGGGACGTCTGGACCGACACCACCCTGCGCATGCTCGCAGAGGAGCTGCAGTCCGAACTCATCAAGATCGACGATGTCGGCCTGACGACGATCATCGGCGGACGTCCGCTGGAACTGCGCGTGGAGCCGGACATTCAGGCCATGGCTGCCTATGGCGTGCCGCTGCAGACGCTGGTCCAGTCCGTCGGGCAGGCCGCCGCCGCCATGCCGGTCGGCTCTGCCCGCCAGGATGGCAACACGCTGCTCGTCCAGGCAGGCGACCGGATAGATGCGGTCGGCGAACTGGAGCGTCTTGAGATCCCGGGCGCCGATGGCCGCACGGTCTACCTGTCCGACGTCGCCACGATCCGCGTGGCCGGCGCAGAAAACGACTCGCGCGT
Coding sequences:
- a CDS encoding efflux RND transporter periplasmic adaptor subunit; translated protein: MAVTRTLFLSAAFAALSLPVSAQVMTVEESVVMDYRPAVARIEAADSATARSRLQGVISRLSIDEGDVVDAGELVAVVTDATIAPSISALASRIQGLQAQIRQAEEDLTRNEALFEQGFFPKARLDEQRTNLDVLKRNLSSSQSERNALSARQAEGRILAPANAKVTSVNVVEGSVVSPGEIIASFATVNGVVRLSLPERHAAQIKEGETFALRLPTRGDDVRTATIVKIYPELRNGELIADATVPGGLDALVGERVDVLAPVGERRAILVPKDYVSTRYGVDFVRVQVGDRFVDAPIALAAPLADTEGKYEVLTGLKPGDKIEKPE